One window of the Thermomicrobiales bacterium genome contains the following:
- a CDS encoding fumarylacetoacetate hydrolase family protein: protein MKLLQFQGGDGLALGVKTDSGVVDVAAAADALGLDAPSSLIEVIEVGAPAIDALQGVVDAVAASDSAAEWTLDEMGMQYGPAVADPGKIICVGLNYRRHAAETGMAVPETPVLFSKFLNTIASYGDSVSLPPIAKEYDYEVELGVVIGKPARNVNEDEALDYVLGYVTSNDVSVRDLQTRTSQWLLGKTLDNFLPVGPYLVTADEVGDPQLLSIKTWVNGEIRQDSNTGDMIFTVAQIVSYISRYFTLEPGDLIVTGTPEGVAMGREDKPWLKPGDEVVVEVEKLGTLKNVMVA, encoded by the coding sequence ATGAAGTTGCTCCAGTTCCAGGGTGGCGACGGGCTAGCGCTCGGTGTGAAGACCGACAGTGGCGTCGTCGACGTGGCCGCCGCGGCGGACGCGCTTGGACTCGATGCGCCCAGCTCGCTGATCGAAGTCATCGAGGTCGGCGCGCCGGCCATCGACGCGCTGCAGGGCGTGGTGGACGCGGTTGCCGCATCCGACTCCGCCGCCGAATGGACGCTCGATGAGATGGGCATGCAATACGGCCCCGCCGTCGCCGATCCGGGCAAAATCATCTGCGTGGGTCTGAACTACCGCCGCCACGCTGCAGAGACCGGCATGGCAGTACCCGAAACCCCCGTGCTTTTTTCGAAGTTCCTGAACACCATCGCGTCCTACGGCGATAGCGTTTCATTGCCGCCGATTGCGAAGGAATACGACTACGAGGTCGAGCTTGGCGTCGTCATCGGCAAACCGGCTCGCAATGTCAACGAAGACGAAGCGCTCGACTACGTGCTCGGGTACGTCACATCGAACGACGTCAGCGTGCGCGATCTGCAAACCCGCACCAGCCAATGGTTGCTCGGCAAGACGCTCGACAACTTCCTGCCGGTCGGGCCCTATCTGGTCACTGCCGACGAAGTTGGCGATCCTCAGCTCCTGTCCATCAAGACCTGGGTCAATGGCGAGATCCGCCAGGACTCGAACACGGGCGACATGATCTTCACCGTCGCGCAGATCGTCTCCTACATCTCGCGCTATTTCACGCTGGAGCCTGGGGATCTGATCGTCACCGGCACACCTGAAGGAGTGGCGATGGGACGCGAAGACAAGCCGTGGCTGAAACCGGGCGACGAAGTCGTGGTCGAGGTCGAGAAACTGGGCACGCTGAAGAACGTCATGGTTGCCTGA
- a CDS encoding phosphatase PAP2 family protein codes for MEIFGRTPHTPTSSFEWLLTIAVLSSVAIAATRAADWPSAVFLVFSAIAFGGVDTTSAAAVGVTLAALVAYRYRGRIVQPESGPRALREGSVLAGLLLLYAVGLNLLRPGWHDSLVNTQAIIDFERNLHIDPEAGLQRWLLAHDRLLPIANAISSWLFLPLLAGTFGWLYLTQDGLFRQFRSALAISGFLGFCVFALHPIVAPGHMPGSGLVDTLSRSGSTDGGRMLLVSTVSLHVGWVALSGAALFVGTQSRLRWIWLIGPTVAMILAVMATGQSYVVDWFVGITIALGPFLVIQWVDRKLGGPYYFSLSTLAPSRIGAELNAAAREIADVPRLRATVYSLGALLTYLIVRQVVDPGFTRYWGYMVAQIALTILIVIVFSVHFSEEGGFSVLTHSIVIVTTYADTLGTAAHMYDRFISYDKFTHFFGCAAVASAMGDLLINMSRRGTIDWPPVKLLLVAAALAIGAGMAWEIYEYIGDHLLDTGRHNGRVDTTYDLISDTIGAIVAICFLYWWHFTSPAAVGANRRPAPAAPRIEDDLHRLDLRDR; via the coding sequence ATGGAGATCTTCGGTCGAACTCCACACACCCCAACGTCCAGCTTCGAATGGCTGCTGACGATTGCCGTCCTGAGCAGCGTCGCGATCGCTGCAACCCGAGCGGCTGACTGGCCGAGCGCCGTTTTCCTGGTCTTCAGCGCAATCGCGTTTGGCGGTGTCGACACCACGAGCGCAGCAGCTGTGGGAGTCACGCTCGCCGCGCTCGTGGCCTATCGCTATCGTGGCCGCATCGTCCAGCCGGAATCCGGACCGAGAGCGCTGCGTGAAGGCTCGGTTCTGGCTGGGCTTCTCTTGCTCTATGCTGTCGGCCTCAATCTGTTGCGCCCCGGTTGGCATGACTCGCTGGTCAATACTCAGGCCATCATCGACTTCGAACGCAACCTCCATATCGATCCCGAGGCCGGTCTGCAGCGCTGGTTGCTCGCGCATGATCGGCTGCTGCCGATCGCCAACGCAATCAGCTCATGGCTCTTCCTTCCTCTGTTGGCGGGAACCTTCGGATGGCTCTATCTGACGCAGGATGGTCTGTTTCGCCAGTTCCGCAGCGCGCTGGCGATCTCCGGGTTCCTTGGTTTCTGCGTGTTCGCATTGCATCCGATCGTTGCTCCCGGGCATATGCCAGGAAGCGGGTTGGTGGATACCCTCTCTCGCTCTGGCAGCACCGACGGCGGTCGCATGCTGCTCGTGTCGACAGTGAGCCTCCATGTTGGTTGGGTCGCTCTCAGCGGGGCGGCCCTCTTTGTCGGCACACAGAGTCGCTTGCGCTGGATCTGGTTGATTGGTCCGACGGTTGCAATGATCCTGGCGGTCATGGCGACCGGACAGAGCTATGTGGTCGATTGGTTCGTGGGTATCACGATCGCGCTGGGACCGTTCCTTGTCATACAGTGGGTCGATCGCAAACTTGGTGGACCGTACTACTTCTCGCTTTCGACACTGGCGCCGTCCCGTATTGGCGCGGAACTCAACGCCGCTGCCCGCGAGATTGCCGATGTTCCCCGACTGCGCGCCACGGTCTATTCACTTGGGGCTCTGCTGACCTACCTCATCGTTCGGCAGGTGGTTGACCCAGGTTTCACGCGCTATTGGGGATACATGGTGGCCCAGATTGCGTTGACGATCCTCATCGTCATCGTTTTCAGCGTGCATTTTTCGGAAGAAGGCGGTTTTTCGGTGCTCACGCATTCCATCGTGATCGTCACGACTTACGCCGATACGTTGGGCACCGCCGCGCACATGTACGACCGCTTCATCTCGTACGACAAGTTCACCCACTTTTTCGGTTGCGCCGCAGTTGCCTCGGCTATGGGCGATCTGCTCATCAACATGTCCCGCCGCGGAACGATCGATTGGCCGCCGGTGAAGCTTCTGCTCGTCGCGGCGGCACTCGCGATCGGCGCCGGAATGGCGTGGGAAATCTATGAATACATCGGCGATCACTTGCTGGACACCGGGCGCCACAACGGGCGAGTCGATACGACCTATGACCTGATCTCTGACACCATCGGAGCGATTGTGGCGATCTGCTTCCTCTACTGGTGGCACTTCACGTCGCCGGCGGCGGTGGGAGCCAACCGGCGGCCGGCTCCAGCCGCGCCTCGGATCGAAGACGATCTTCATCGTCTGGATCTGCGTGATCGATGA
- a CDS encoding type I phosphomannose isomerase catalytic subunit: MTNIAPFRIETELKERVWGGCRLGAHDPPYGEAWIVCDQNRILGGPYDGRTLAQLVADAPVELLGAPVFAAEGAVFPLLIKLLDPADWLSIQVHPDDALAREIEGEGFRGKTEAWYVLEATPGAELIAGVRPEHTPPEVASAIRDGSLEPMLERHKVHPGDALLVEAGLIHALGPGVFIYEVQQSSDLTYRVSDWGRPASAGRALHIEQSVKSSKPALRPRFAPRVDRVQNGSRRVLGCAYFQLDLVVSDGAGIERDTGLRSFEVVTAIEGNATIAVDGERLTLQCYESAVVPAATGAYQLVSDAPFRALVSFVS, encoded by the coding sequence ATGACGAACATCGCTCCTTTCCGTATCGAGACTGAGCTGAAAGAACGCGTCTGGGGCGGTTGCCGTCTGGGGGCCCACGATCCGCCGTATGGCGAGGCCTGGATCGTTTGCGATCAGAATCGCATTCTGGGTGGGCCGTACGATGGGCGGACGCTGGCGCAGCTGGTCGCCGATGCTCCGGTGGAGCTCCTGGGCGCGCCCGTCTTCGCTGCCGAAGGAGCGGTTTTCCCGCTCCTCATCAAGCTGCTCGACCCGGCGGACTGGCTCTCGATTCAAGTGCATCCTGACGATGCATTGGCTCGCGAGATCGAAGGCGAGGGGTTCCGAGGCAAGACCGAGGCCTGGTACGTGCTGGAAGCTACCCCGGGCGCAGAATTGATTGCAGGTGTTCGACCGGAGCACACTCCTCCCGAGGTGGCCTCTGCCATTCGCGATGGCTCGCTCGAGCCAATGCTGGAACGGCACAAGGTTCATCCCGGAGATGCGCTCCTGGTCGAGGCCGGGTTGATTCACGCGCTTGGTCCCGGGGTCTTCATCTATGAGGTGCAGCAAAGCTCTGATCTGACGTATCGCGTCTCGGATTGGGGACGTCCCGCGAGTGCCGGTCGCGCGCTACACATCGAGCAATCGGTCAAGTCATCCAAACCGGCATTGCGGCCTCGATTCGCGCCCAGGGTCGATCGCGTGCAGAATGGCTCGCGCCGCGTGCTCGGTTGCGCCTACTTTCAGCTCGACCTGGTCGTCTCAGACGGCGCCGGTATCGAACGCGACACCGGGCTACGGTCGTTCGAGGTGGTGACAGCGATCGAAGGGAACGCGACGATCGCGGTCGATGGCGAGCGACTCACGCTGCAATGCTATGAATCGGCGGTTGTTCCAGCAGCCACGGGAGCATATCAGCTCGTCAGCGACGCGCCATTCCGTGCGCTCGTCTCATTCGTTTCGTAG